The proteins below come from a single Metarhizium brunneum chromosome 1, complete sequence genomic window:
- the SRF1 gene encoding Regulator of phospholipase D SRF1, producing MKDPASCAAPSSSPPPTAAESSSSGPTTSRYTYLSEAATENPILRLRPPRTLPPWIDSYEERYGPVSDEQLRLLQPPARIVQHQTNFSPNPPQRRVSKDGFVAWDDPSLGPAQSSRAKIPHFLRYGRASMRGRKWDHLRSNEPVIVSHYRPAPTQSKSSWFDFVRSSAWGRMPNEESQVVDHHVLDQLQPTFNKEMDVQFHHTDVRVKDHRKLAALPRHIWNRIMRHPLSPFLFRLGVMVTSILALGIAARIYQLENSMNQNSSAERAQVVVAIVVDCLAIPYIGYMIWDEYTGKPLGLRSAMSKISLILLDLFFIIFKSASTALAFESFIYHNVRQNQLVHLSVALAVFQLIGLCSWSMTFTINIFRTVKRLGGGGDDNDGSGV from the exons ATGAAGGACCCAGCGTCGTGTGctgcgccatcgtcatcgcctccTCCAACCGCTGCGGAATCAAGCTCGTCCGGACCGACTACATCTAGATATACATATCTATCAGAGGCGGCGACTGAGAATCCTATCCTTCGCCTCCGACCTCCTAGGACCCTTCCCC CTTGGATTGATTCGTACGAGGAGAGATACGGACCCGTTAGCGATGAACAGCTTCGTCTTTTGCAACCACCAGCGCGTATCGTGCAGCATCAAACCAATTTTTCTCCAAATCCACCTCAACGCCGTGTCTCCAAAGATGGCTTCGTCGCCTGGGATGATCCGTCCCTAGGCCCAGCCCAGAGTTCTCGAGCCAAAATCCCTCACTTCCTTCGATATGGACGCGCTTCTATGCGCGGTAGAAAGTGGGATCACTTGCGTTCCAACGAACCAGTCATTGTCTCTCACTACAGACCAGCACCAACCCAGAGCAAATCGTCATGGTTTGACTTTGTACGGTCGTCAGCCTGGGGGCGGATGCCCAATGAAGAATCCCAAGTTGTCGATCATCACGTCCTCGATCAGCTCCAGCCGACATTCAATAAAGAGATGGATGTCCAGTTCCATCACACAGACGTGCGAGTCAAGGACCATCGAAAGTTGGCAGCTCTACCAAGGCATATATGGAACCGGATCATGCGACATCCGCTATCGCCATTTCTATTCCGGTTGGGCGTAATGGTGACTTCCATCTTGGCACTTGGAATTGCGGCTCGAATATATCAGCTAGAAAACAGCATGAACCAAAATAGCAGCGCTGAGCGAGCCCAGGTAGTGGTTGCCATCGTAGTGGACTGTTTAGCAATTCCTTACATTGGGTATATGATATGGGACGAGTATACGGGGAAGCCACTGGGACTACGGTCGGCCATGTCAAAGATCTCGCTGATTTTGCTCGACCTGTTTTTCATCATATTCAAGTCTGCGAGCACAGCCCTGGCGTTTGAAAGTTTTATATATCATAATGTGCGGCAGAACCAACTCGTCCATTTGtctgtggccttggctgtCTTCCAGCTCATTGGCCTCTGTTCCTGGTCGATGACATTTACAATCAACATTTTCCGAACCGTCAAGCGGCTAGGAGGCGGAGGGGATGATAATGATGGAAGTGGTGTATGA